From [Flavobacterium] thermophilum:
ACACCGGCTCCATGGCAAAAATGAGCGCGACGCGGGTGGGGGTTGTATATTTTTGCACCGCCGTCTGAATGAAAAAGGCGGCGGTCGTCGCCAACAGCGACGTCACGGCAAGCGCCCCCCATACTTCCGGACGGCGAAGCACGGCTATGTTCCACATGTCGGCGGCATCTTCAAACCAAACGGCAAAAAGGAAACAAAGCGCAGCAACGGTAAAAATTTGCACTGTCGTCAGCAGCACGGTCGAATAACGCGATGAATATCGGCCGGTGACAATAATGTGCATGGCAAACGAAACAGCGCAAAAAAAGACGAACAAGTCGCCGCGGTTGAATGACAACTCGGCTCCGCCCGTCAGCCAATACAAGCCAAAGGCGGCGAGCGCTGCCCCAATGGCGGCGTTGGCGGTCGGCTTTTGCTTTAAAATGAAAACGGAAAAGAGCGGCACGAGCACGACGCTCAGCCCGGTAATAAATCCAGCTTTCGACGACGTCGTGTACAACAGCCCGATCGTTTGAAACGCATAGCCGCAAAACAGCCAAAGCCCCATCCACGCCCCGGCGCCGATGACCCGCCATGAAAGGTCGGACAACAGCGAGCGGGATCGGACAACAGCCCAGGCGAGCAGCAGCAAGCCGGCTAGGCTGAAGCGCACAGCGTTAAACGACAACGGCTCCAAAAAGGAAATGGCGTTTTGGACGACGACAAACGTCGTCCCCCAGACGAACGTTACCGCCAACAAACTTAAATCAGCGACGGTTTGCTGCTTCAATTCGACTCCCCCTTGTCGGTCTTTTCCACCCGTTGATCGGTTGCTAGCCGCTAGTGTACCATAAATTCGGCGAAAAAAACATACTTTTTTGGAAAAAAGCCGAGGCTTTGGCGTCAAAATCGGTTGAAATAGAAGGCTGCCGTGCATAATAATTAAATAATGAACAAGGACGAAAATGTGATAAAATAAAAACCGGCTTTGATCATGGCGATGCGGAAGGGTGACAACGTTGGAGGTG
This genomic window contains:
- a CDS encoding putative DMT superfamily transporter inner membrane protein; the protein is MKQQTVADLSLLAVTFVWGTTFVVVQNAISFLEPLSFNAVRFSLAGLLLLAWAVVRSRSLLSDLSWRVIGAGAWMGLWLFCGYAFQTIGLLYTTSSKAGFITGLSVVLVPLFSVFILKQKPTANAAIGAALAAFGLYWLTGGAELSFNRGDLFVFFCAVSFAMHIIVTGRYSSRYSTVLLTTVQIFTVAALCFLFAVWFEDAADMWNIAVLRRPEVWGALAVTSLLATTAAFFIQTAVQKYTTPTRVALIFAMEPVFAALTAYLWAGERLSPSAWLGGVAIFAGMILSELPSARLWGKRWREKRNISS